The nucleotide window GCATTGATTTCATAGAAAGATGTGTACCGTACATGTGCACGTGTTTGCAATTGATAATGATGCGAATCTATCGATAGGCCGCACGTAATGCCACACCCTTCCTCGAAATGAGGCCGTATGACCTTTACCATTATCAAAAGGACGGACAGAGAGAAATTAGTACAAAGAATTTGTATTGTAGAACGAATATAATTGGTGTTAATTAGTttgttgcaaattatataccctaattgatataaatattatattatataatgacagTATCCCTCTCTCTATTCCTTGCTACGAACAAAATTATCCATGAAcgttatttgtaatatatttatgtaaaccTTCATTCAGtaatgtatgtctttaatgtatttatttaataataaatatatttaattttaatatttataatttgtaataatttttttatgacaaaaattgCGTATACACTTCTCGGAGAGATGTAATCAGTAAAGAGTAGAAAAATCAAGGCAAGAAAATTCTGTACAGTAAGGGAGGGACTAAAACTTACCTACTCAATATGCAAGTTCGCAAACAGCAATATACAATCGCGCTTACGAAACTTCAACCGTATAATACACAAGTCGATTATGTAAGCCGCCACCGCTGCCGCGCAACACGTCTTTCCTACTTGCCTATTATTTCTGTAAGCACAGTTCGTAAATTTAAATCCAACAACTTGAGACTTGCGTGACATTATTTGTCACGGATGAAATTTGTACGTGCGCTTAATGAGAGAAAGACAACCTTTTCAACATTCCACGTGACAATCTTTTCGAACAAAAAGCTTTTATCGAGAATTTGGGTCAGGTATCCACATTAGCCGCACCCCGTAAAATCACACAATTTTTGTCGATCCTATCCGGCTGTCATATATCATTTATCTTTCTGGCTATTTTTGTGAGCTAATGAAAAACAATTGTTGGCATTGGGAGACGTCCAATTCGATGGTTATCTGTTGTGGTATTTCCGAAAATACGATGTTCGCGGAAGAACCACGCAAATGTAAATCAAAAAGAATGACTAGTATATGTCATCGTCAATATGAGATTGGCACGATTAAATACGCTCCAAGAGTAATTTCatgattaattgttttttgaaaaataattacgactGTACGgatttaatctatttatatctattaaattattaaattgttttattttgaaaatgagtGTTTAGCTCAGATTTTTGCACAAGTTTTTCTgacaaagttaattttttagattctcacgttcttttaatttctcaataagtAACTTGATTATTGTAAATTGGTTTTAATCGTGCGTGCCGAGAGCTCAAAGCGAACTTGTGAAACTGGCACTCGCGAAATACTTCTAACTTTGCCAACTCAGACAACTATAGAGATTATACCTGAGAACAGGTTGGGCACGAGAAGCAATGCCGAACAACACGTTGTGTGAATACGACTACAAGTGTAAAACAGATTAATTTCTGTAAACATTGAATAATTCATTCGCacgaaaaatcaaatttgaaaCATCGAACCATcatcatatattatacgtgACATATTCACTTTAAAGAGGTAATTAAggattctaattttaaataataatagtattattattcacatttaacacagtattctttttctcgaaatttaatgcaattgaaataaatcgttaataatatcataatttactcattttatttgcacatttttttatatatttttaagtttcagtgttttcataaaaagttgaaaattaatttactgcaAGAATCgcttagatatatgtatatatatatatgtactctcttttcattaatttttatcagatcTTTGCATAAATTTGACACGGGGGACACGGAGAAgagataattataacattaggTTTATGAAACATGTCGTCATAACGGACGCTCCCATTCTTTATAAAGATAACTTAACACAATTGGAACAGAATGGAAAGTCAGGTGATGTTTAGCTCACGCAAAATGAAGACTATCCCTCACATCGTATGATTTCAGTATTAACAATACGTTAATAGAATGACAAAGACCACGCTAATTAATTGACGCAGAATatcacttattgttaatagtCACGagttttatacatgtatatatatatatatcataaaatattttataattaaattagagtAAATTTTTGTGACAGTATAAAATCCCAAGATCAaatcatacacacacgcatattcaaaatataatctaataattgtaaactaagcaaaatcaagatataaaaaacgtaatttgatattttcgcTTCTCAAGTTTTAAACGAAGTAAAGTCAAACGACTTTTAAAAGCATCAGTAAATCATTTAAAGCACTTGTAATTTAACGTGACAATTTTTACAGATACAGAGTTTTCCAGATATAACAGAAAACAAGacttttaagtaaaaataatggcacggaataaaaaaaaaaaaaacattgggAATAgatttagtaaattttatacaatgattaaaatacttttcgatAATATTCGCTATTATTTTGCAGAACACGGAATTATCGTTTGGTTAATTTGTTactctgttttattataatcaagaGTTATATCGGCTCTAATGTAAAGTGAAATCGGACTTGAATTTTTCCACAGGAAGTAATTTTACGCTAAGCATGCAAAGCATTCTCAAGATTGTAAGTCGTATAGTGCTCCGGATTTAACGCCGTGGTCATTTTTATTGATCATTCAGGGCACAGTTACTTCAAGGCTGCGAATTCAGGTTTctaaatgaaagaaatgatGTAGCGACTTTATCGATACACGTCGTTTATGCTTAAGACTCGCTGTATCGAGAGAAAGTACTTCGACAACACATTACATATTTGCACGAGTAAACCTCGTTTAacgaaatatgaaattaataatattcatcatATAGGAGATAATATCAATACGttcgagatattaaaaaagttaataatttcttcaaatCGTGAAACTGTAtaacattctatataattttaatattctatatttttaattttctatacatttttaattttttatacaattttactgtaatattctatacaatttcattttaattttctcaaataataattgcgttgcataAATTTCAAGTTTATCTTGCTCATTGCGATcgatgttataaatattcaatatttgaaaaagataaaatcagTATATTAGTGATATAACTATACTAATGATATACTAATGATATACTATTTGATGCaaattgcataaaagtatCGATAATACATCAAATTTAAGTATGTTCGGTTATGCTTGTACAGACTCTACAATGCTACGTCAGGTCAGGGAGATCGATGCATTATGCAACAAGTAGTCAGTTGTCAGTTGACGTTATACTTAAGACGATAATCACAAAGAAATTGACGAATAAATACTTAGGCAAAATTGCCGACAGAATCATTGTGGACAATGGAAGACTAAACATTAAAAGCTTATACAAAATATCGTCAAATGTGCTCTGTAACTGTCAActatataactatttatttgaatgatacttatagaatatattattctttaattattattaaattaaattttattaagagagaaaaaagatagtGGATTCTCTTCAGTCaaactatattaatttctatctttctattatatttgcattgcattatgtatatctaattaatattaataatgagagttcttaaaattcacattttatttacactgattcttaaaagtattaattaaacttacaattttttattcaatctcaataatatataatatagaacacATACAATAATAGCACTTTGTACAAGTGTAAAGCTGACATGTACTAATGTCACACACGATATACGATAtacatacgatatatatatatatatatatatatatatatatatatatacatatttctgagTCCAAGTAAagttctaaaaaaagaaataaatgcattCTCTGCTGAATGATTATGAAGTATTATTCTGTTACActaaatgtgtataatataaagtctATTTATATCTGTGTCTATGTGTCTGTGTATGATATTATACATCAAGTACACGTGTTTAAGTGTTTTAAAGCAGGACGAGAGAATGTCAAGGTAATgcctaataaatatttacaaggaCAGTTATTCATTAATATGCGTGATTTTGTCTGAGCGAATATTCATAGAAtagaaagtgaaaaaatagtattatctTAACAGaacatttattatgaaataagaaaatagcAACTATTATTTTGCAGCTAAATATTGGCGAATTATGGAGAAAACCTAAGTCAGAAACGAACACGTATTTAGAATTCTATATGTCTAGAgagctgataaaaaaataattaaaaaagttaatttaaaaaaatttaaatattaggacaaagaaaaaaatcgtctTGTGCATGTCGCAGCTAAGGTCACAACTGCTTCAAATCCATTACTGACACTTACATATTGTAAGCAATAGGTGATCTCATACGCGTCCTTACGTAGGCGCCCTTCGCCCTATATATGTCATATGCACTTGACATCTCTCACTACCGCGTTCTAACCTCAAATTCCatcacatacatatgtacacatatgcaCGCGTTATAAGGGAAGACAGAGAcagggaagagaaagagagaaaaaaaaaagagacaaaacAAACACTCACCCGTGCGTAGTCGCGTGACCGCATTGACTATGCCGTCGCACACATATCGCCAGCTCGTCAGCATTTCACAGCGTCGGGAGATAAATCCGCGCGTACTCCAAGGAAACgtcacgcacgcacgcacgcacacgagCGCGctcacacgcgcgcgcgtgcggcCAGTCGTCTCGTAGGTCACGACGCGTTCGGCTGCATAGAAGGAAATGTACGTCGTTCAAGTGAAAGGTGACAACGACGACACGAGGACGACGAGAGAATGCGTGTCGATTCGAATCGGCGCGTTCGCGCGCGCGATTCGCGGCGGCAAACTGTTGCGGAAAATCGCCGAGCGCTCCTCACGAAGATCTCCGCGCGTTGCTCATCATAGGCGAGATATGTCCCGACTAGACTTAGAGACTGACACCGTAAAGACGCTTGCCTCGGCGGCGATACTACGCggacatttattattaactctcTTCGGAGCCATAGGCGGGAAACAGGGCCGTCTGCTGGTCTACTCGCTCACGTCGCGTCGGCGGGATCGCGCCGCACGTCGCACGCCGCACGCCGCGCCATCGGCCGACACCGAACTCGCGCTCCCCAGGTGGCAGCAGATGTCAGTTGATTGAAAATTGCGTTCGGAAATCCATCGTCGAAATGAACCGTTTTCGATTGACCAACCAGGCTAAAGAATCTTTTATTCCGATTGGTCAATCACAAATTTAACTTTACTCCGACGAGTAGAATTTTCGAACACAATCGTAGAAATTATGTGAAAGGGTGAGTTCAAGGAGACAGTATTAGCGCGAAAAATatgttctatctttgttacttattaaaagttgaataaGAATAGAGCATATGCTAATAGCATTTTTCTGAAATGCGCCTGTAGGTTGCAAAAGTGCAgctatcataaattttaaaatgaaatgttgagaaagagagatatttagattataataaaaaatctacaaatataGAAATCTCATGCATTCTCATGTGCATGTAAATTTTGGTTTTCGTGtgatttgtattaataataataaagttttttgcaaataaaattccaaTCGCAAAAAATAAACAGCTATactagtaaattttattataaaattttaatttatactctATAGTTTCTCTTAAACATCAGATACTATAAGATTTGAAAGATAAttctatcaaaaaatataatttcaacacATTTTTTTGTCAACAAAAACAATTTGCTCGCAATCAAAAACAGCGCACACTTATCAATGTACAAATTTTCTACCAATTCTGTTAGAGTCAAATATCATAACAGACTTTGTCAATACAAGAAATGAATGTTTTCAACTTCTTTTCCAATATAAACTGTGAATatcaaagtattaaaaaatcatgtatatagccgtatgtatgtatgtacatatccgatatatatatatacatatatatacgcaagCAGAAGTGAGTAGATTTAAAAATGGCCGCTATATTGCGTGTGACGTATGGGCTGTTAGAAACCGTTTGATCGTTGTCAAAATAAAGCTGCgattgatatacatacatcattGCAATCATCGTGGCAAAACACGTCAATGGCCTGTCTTATTTATAGTAATCCTTCAATCGAGTCTGCCAAGTATTTTGACGTAAGACCAGCCGGATTGCCGGATGCGATTTCGCATCGTCGAAATACAGTTACGAGAATCGCGGGCACGCATTTTTCGTCGTCCTGATTTCGTTCTGTCGGGAAAGTGAGAGTTTTCTGTCGCTCGCGTATTCTCCAGGTAAATAAAACTAGAAGCACGTAGACCGTTTATAACGCGATCGTTGCGGTGAAGGTTAGCGTATCGAGCATCGTAGCATTTGCTACGAGAGAGTCGCAAAGTCGAATAGTGTGTAGTTTTGTATTCATTAActaaagagagaagaaaacgGCGATGTCTCCCGGTGTTAACGGCGGTGGTGGTCCCCGCAACACGGGCACCCTGCCGAAAAGCAATCGAAGAAACGATAGAAACCGAGAGCAGTCCGCCGTTAATCAGCAGCTCGCAAACCGCTCGGCTTATCACGGTCATCCGCAGCATTTGAACAATTTGGTAAATTCACCAAGAGagaaatttgtttctttattactctctttctctcttctttttcttgttttatttttatcttaagagATGTATCCAATTACTAAGAAAAAACCTACAACGCATctcttatcattatatatgtgtttgactttctttaaataattatttttatcacaaagtaaatattaatcgttaaactttattattttaagaattattatgtaaattattgttatattatatttactttctttttgtactttgtataaaatatataaatgtttacaagTAGTTACATTAtagaatcatataaataattatatagaaagattaaaagagaaatcaagaattaaaaatatttaacaacacAAGATGCTTGAAACTTACTGATATAGATATGCTATTAAGTTGCTCCTAGCAGTATCGAATTCAATCTATTAATAGGCTTTAGAGTAGTGGGGTTTCTTGCTCTAAGAATACTCACAAAAGTGGAACCACATTGGTAACCAGTAGAGCTGCGGGCATTGTTCTAATCACTTTACCTTTATTTTTGcacttgtataaatattttatctacataaaaaaaatttctgttagTTTCAATTGAGCTGGCAAACAGTGAGTGAGCGTGAACGTGAACCAAGGGTATCAAGAGCAGCAAAGAATAGCAACACAAGATTAGCTTCCTCTCTACTGCCTTCATATTTTACTACGTATCAAGATTTATCTGATTTTGgtgaatgtacatatatatttatctatttacacACATTTCTGCTATCATAGTGaacattatttgtaattttactcGTTATTACAGCATCACATAGCTCGGCAAGTCAGTGCAATTATAGTGCAGAAGAATACATACCTTGGTTTAAAATGGTACCACCTATTGATCCTAGAACTCAATCACCATCACAATTGCCACAAGAAACTAAGCCCTCCAATGTGAATAAGATGGTACTGtactatataaagtatattttaattttatatttttttaaaaatgattattgtaattttaattttgttatatttcttaaagcCTGATAGAAATCAAGTAGAAAGCAGATTAAATCAGATCAGAGACTACATTAGAATCACTGCAACAATGATGGAATCTCTTAGTCAATCTTCCGATCTTGTAAGTGTTATGTGTGCAACAAtattatgtgatatttttaatattttatgttatagaattttatttaaattattttttaataatgtaacgatataaatattttatagcgcGCACAAGTAcagaaagaaaagttaaatagaATGGTGGAGGATCTTCAAGATAGCGAGACAAAGCTATCCAAATTATTGGAGCAATATCATAATCACGGAGATGaggttattaatatttaatagttattgaaatattgactACAAAttatgatcttttttttaaattgaacatttttgaacattttgcATAGAACGGTGAAAACGGAAGAGAAGATGTAGATGAACGCGGCGACGCTAATAGAGAGATGCGATTAAGGAGTAATATGGAAGAATATCAAAACAAACTTGCACAATTGCAAGAGCAACAAGCTAACTTGATGGGCATGCAGATACGTGTTAGAGAAAGATTGAATGAGGCACGTCAGGCGCAACAAATACTTCTGCAACAAGAGAATCAACAAGAGAATACATCTAATTCGGCTACGTGGGAAGGCAACCGTGCTTCTTTATCGGATCCAATTAATGTCGAACAACTTGAATCAGAAACGGCGGTGTTAAGAGGAAAATTAGCACAACTTCAAACAAAGAAGAAACACATGGATCATCTTGTAGCGGAATTACAAGCCATAGAGGCATCTGATAGAGGCAGTTGTGTtagttctttttatttttattttattaatatgatataagtgACAATCACATAATATACatcttataatatacaaatttataatttttatataatatgtaaaatctttttttatctattttataatactgttGAAAGCTGATTACTATTTTGTGTGTCTTattctagaaaaaatatatatttatctctaactcatttaattaacaaataactAGACACAATTTCACCTTTACTAATAattctgtataatattgtttaaatatttttaaaatgcaaggatattttattaaactatgtTATCCCTTTGAGCTTACTAGTTCGCTAACATaagatcaattttatatttccgagatgtatatttatttttatgtcctACAAACAagtttgcatttaattattatttattattattgtatttgtattgTCTAGCATTCTGAAGGCTCAAGAAACACAATTAGAGATAAAGCCGCGGAATTAGAGGCAATGAAAGCGCAGCTCGCACATATAAAAGCTCTAATGGAAGACGGTACAAGAATCCGCGATTCTATGGAGTCTACTTCCGAACTTGAACAAGATATTGATGTGAATTGTGAAGGTGCAGCAGACATTGGGATTACCGAAGATGTGGCGAACATTTCATTTGAATGCCGAAGCGATAGCGACGATATTGGTCAAggaaaaattcgaaattccGTGCCTACACTTGAAGATATACTGGTAATAAGCAatgattacaatattttttaatataatgtgtaaATTGCAACAcgtttcttttctttagaACGTAACTCGAGAACTTAAGGAACAATCGGCTTTGCTTCAAGCCACGCGAGCTGAATTACAACGTTTAAAGCAACCATTATCCGGAGTTACTCATCCTGCTTCTTCGTCTTCTTTTTCATCTTCAAGCCCGCCTCCAGCGCTTATACCTCTAAATGCAAATGAAAAGAAGCAGAGTAATAATGTTAGTACAGAGACTCAACCTATGCAAGCTAAAAGACGTCAACttgaagattttataaaaaaggtttgaatatttatatatatattttttgtttatttcattgcaattatataaactcTTCGAAAAAATAGGAACAAACGCAGCCGTCCAATGCGAATCGAGATGTCCAAGTGTCAGACCACAATAGTCAAAGAAGTTCGGGTTCACAAGCTAGTCATACCAGCACTCCTGCAAATATCTGGCCACCTACTACCGcaggtaaatattattattatatgtataataatattaaacagtatatttttataatagatattttctaTAGGTAGAGGAGGTTCTAACGAGCAAAGTGTGGATGGCATATCTACGTCAGACAATTTATTGGATATTGGTCCACAAATCACTGCTATTGAAAATGGTGGATTTAATAATTGGTCGGCTTGTCCTGTACCACCTGCGTCTATCGTAAATCAAGGGCAACatggtaaaatattaaattaaggataatatttcaaaatgtaattaaaagattaaaaaaggaaatgagatatatatttttttgttgtagCTTCAGTTGAATATTAtcgacaattattattaaattcgcaAGCTCAACAACTGCAAATGATGGGTACGACAGTACAACAGTGTTGTCAGCTTCTGTGGGCGCAGCAACGCGAGTTACAAAGCATGCGCGCTGCTATTTCTCAACTGCAATTACAAGTGAGATCGCAAAATGAAATACCGCGTGTCAACAATGTCGAAAGTCAGGAGGAATACTCTAATTTGAGTCGCAGCGTTCATAATCTCACCGATACGTTGGATGCAACTTTGCCTCCTAGTTCGTCTTTACCAAATCTTGTGTCACTACCTAATTCTTCAACAGCGTTATCGCATACTCCGATAGTTACTTCTAACTcacaacaacaacagcagcaacaGTTGAATAATCAAGTACCTCCTGGTAATAGAGCAAACAACTACTGGGATAATTTTCGAaggtaaaataattgatttataagtCGACACGAGTACATGTCTCGTCTTTTCTGATATGTTACAAAAATGTAGTGTagatttgtgaaaattatattttattgcgtaTTTACTCTTATTTTCATAGTTAAATTACTTGagcgtaaaaaatttttttctctaaaaatctTTACTCATTACATTTGATTTTGAAGATAATTaccgtaataaaaaaagatattcatcttttttctaaaattaatcaaattaaataacaatcagtagaaacaaattatttaaagattttttaaagaaaaaatttaatgtcaaaaatttgtactatattattccatatttatcgtatttcataatatttcgtAGTTTGATCAGAGATCAGTCGCGcgtttttgttttctatttttctgtaAGTCTAATgtattacattacataatatagtaataaacaTCACAATCTCCTTTATCATTTTCcgtcttatatttttcaattataattaccctTGTTTAAGATTGATATTTAAGTACGTTTAGCCTATATCATAATTCAGTTAAATAATCCTCTATGTGGTtaatacaaacaaaaaaataaataaggaaaACATTTGTTGGtaggtatatacatataggtacgtaaacaaatttttcatgaTTGGATGGAACATATCGTCgatctaaattttttgataactaATATTAATGCAGCGCATGCAGTGTGTGACAGTAATTATGCTAATATTGATATCTTTTTgtgatttatttcattttaaatacattcttTTCTGCCATtctaacttaatattatgtttttctaTAACAGACACTTGTTTAATGTATcagtataactttttttaaatataaattttgatatttccattgttacatacaattataaatataaattgcctTTCTTAACCatttcatttcttattttcagTTATTCTCGGCAAAATCTGCTCTCAGGAAACGTAAAGACAATGACTGATTCTCCAGTAGTTATAGCAAATTCAACATGTTCTGGAAACGCGACTAATACAAGCGGAAGTAGTGTCAACAGTTCGCTGATGTatggcaaataaaaattattataatttgatacatatatatattatttttatatatgtatatacattttttatttgatttttaaggaaagacaAGAGGAATAGAGAACAAGGAGCTGATAATTTACCTTTACCATTAATTGGTGCAGAAGCGCAATATTCATTAAACCTACAACCATCAAATTTACAacaacaagagagagaaaacgttACTAGTCGTAGCAATATCATAGCAAATGAGATGTCTCAACAAGTTGATAATCTCTGGGAAGAAGCTCATAGTTCTTTTCGATTAACATCTACAACGAATGACGATAACATCTTTAATAATCTCAGGTTTAAATCTTAAGATTTATTATCACAAAATGATTAAGATAcctctattaattaaaaaatgaatatatatatatatatatatatatatatatatacatatgtatataatttttgttattgtataaaaatatatgttaaattcgagtaatttattatgaacAGTTCAGAGATGAAAGAGGCAATCAGTTCGCTCATCGCAGTGAATAAAAAGCGACCCGATTttctaatcattattttaagagaaattaaGGCTATTAGCGAGGACCACAGACTGCGATCTCACTTGCTAAGATCACTTGCTAAGATCACTACTTTACAAGATACACAAACACTAAATAATCCATTGGTTAGTATTTGCATTTGTTATAATGTAAGTGCATTTATATGGATTATTCTGCAATAATATTGAGTCCTATTACTAACGTAGTTactaatgaaaattttatatagaacgAGGCACCTGACTTAACTCCAAGTGAAAGTTGTCAATCTAGCGACGAAGATTCGGATGTCGGTGCAATTTTGGGCTTTGGTTTGGGAAATCAATCATCTATGACTGAATTAGTTGCGACATCTCATGTAGACACTGCCTCTTCTCCAGCTTCGTCTCAAAT belongs to Anoplolepis gracilipes chromosome 4, ASM4749672v1, whole genome shotgun sequence and includes:
- the Cmb gene encoding uncharacterized protein Cmb isoform X1, which translates into the protein MSPGVNGGGGPRNTGTLPKSNRRNDRNREQSAVNQQLANRSAYHGHPQHLNNLFQLSWQTVSEREREPRVSRAAKNSNTRLASSLLPSYFTTYQDLSDFGESSHSSASQCNYSAEEYIPWFKMVPPIDPRTQSPSQLPQETKPSNVNKMPDRNQVESRLNQIRDYIRITATMMESLSQSSDLRAQVQKEKLNRMVEDLQDSETKLSKLLEQYHNHGDENGENGREDVDERGDANREMRLRSNMEEYQNKLAQLQEQQANLMGMQIRVRERLNEARQAQQILLQQENQQENTSNSATWEGNRASLSDPINVEQLESETAVLRGKLAQLQTKKKHMDHLVAELQAIEASDRGSCHSEGSRNTIRDKAAELEAMKAQLAHIKALMEDGTRIRDSMESTSELEQDIDVNCEGAADIGITEDVANISFECRSDSDDIGQGKIRNSVPTLEDILNVTRELKEQSALLQATRAELQRLKQPLSGVTHPASSSSFSSSSPPPALIPLNANEKKQSNNVSTETQPMQAKRRQLEDFIKKEQTQPSNANRDVQVSDHNSQRSSGSQASHTSTPANIWPPTTAGRGGSNEQSVDGISTSDNLLDIGPQITAIENGGFNNWSACPVPPASIVNQGQHASVEYYRQLLLNSQAQQLQMMGTTVQQCCQLLWAQQRELQSMRAAISQLQLQVRSQNEIPRVNNVESQEEYSNLSRSVHNLTDTLDATLPPSSSLPNLVSLPNSSTALSHTPIVTSNSQQQQQQQLNNQVPPGNRANNYWDNFRSYSRQNLLSGNVKTMTDSPVVIANSTCSGNATNTSGSSVNSSLMKDKRNREQGADNLPLPLIGAEAQYSLNLQPSNLQQQERENVTSRSNIIANEMSQQVDNLWEEAHSSFRLTSTTNDDNIFNNLSSEMKEAISSLIAVNKKRPDFLIIILREIKAISEDHRLRSHLLRSLAKITTLQDTQTLNNPLNEAPDLTPSESCQSSDEDSDVGAILGFGLGNQSSMTELVATSHVDTASSPASSQIPLIDHLEISGTFSLDCASSTLPSTSNAKPGYNEELAEADQSRPESSGNQKFPLGDINNEKEQEEAASFPIGAEAGTPDFESLAAKTEDERTEDTELDTFLTRLHH
- the Cmb gene encoding uncharacterized protein Cmb isoform X2, with amino-acid sequence MSPGVNGGGGPRNTGTLPKSNRRNDRNREQSAVNQQLANRSAYHGHPQHLNNLFQLSWQTVSEREREPRVSRAAKNSNTRLASSLLPSYFTTYQDLSDFASHSSASQCNYSAEEYIPWFKMVPPIDPRTQSPSQLPQETKPSNVNKMPDRNQVESRLNQIRDYIRITATMMESLSQSSDLRAQVQKEKLNRMVEDLQDSETKLSKLLEQYHNHGDENGENGREDVDERGDANREMRLRSNMEEYQNKLAQLQEQQANLMGMQIRVRERLNEARQAQQILLQQENQQENTSNSATWEGNRASLSDPINVEQLESETAVLRGKLAQLQTKKKHMDHLVAELQAIEASDRGSCHSEGSRNTIRDKAAELEAMKAQLAHIKALMEDGTRIRDSMESTSELEQDIDVNCEGAADIGITEDVANISFECRSDSDDIGQGKIRNSVPTLEDILNVTRELKEQSALLQATRAELQRLKQPLSGVTHPASSSSFSSSSPPPALIPLNANEKKQSNNVSTETQPMQAKRRQLEDFIKKEQTQPSNANRDVQVSDHNSQRSSGSQASHTSTPANIWPPTTAGRGGSNEQSVDGISTSDNLLDIGPQITAIENGGFNNWSACPVPPASIVNQGQHASVEYYRQLLLNSQAQQLQMMGTTVQQCCQLLWAQQRELQSMRAAISQLQLQVRSQNEIPRVNNVESQEEYSNLSRSVHNLTDTLDATLPPSSSLPNLVSLPNSSTALSHTPIVTSNSQQQQQQQLNNQVPPGNRANNYWDNFRSYSRQNLLSGNVKTMTDSPVVIANSTCSGNATNTSGSSVNSSLMKDKRNREQGADNLPLPLIGAEAQYSLNLQPSNLQQQERENVTSRSNIIANEMSQQVDNLWEEAHSSFRLTSTTNDDNIFNNLSSEMKEAISSLIAVNKKRPDFLIIILREIKAISEDHRLRSHLLRSLAKITTLQDTQTLNNPLNEAPDLTPSESCQSSDEDSDVGAILGFGLGNQSSMTELVATSHVDTASSPASSQIPLIDHLEISGTFSLDCASSTLPSTSNAKPGYNEELAEADQSRPESSGNQKFPLGDINNEKEQEEAASFPIGAEAGTPDFESLAAKTEDERTEDTELDTFLTRLHH
- the Cmb gene encoding uncharacterized protein Cmb isoform X3, with amino-acid sequence MVPPIDPRTQSPSQLPQETKPSNVNKMPDRNQVESRLNQIRDYIRITATMMESLSQSSDLRAQVQKEKLNRMVEDLQDSETKLSKLLEQYHNHGDENGENGREDVDERGDANREMRLRSNMEEYQNKLAQLQEQQANLMGMQIRVRERLNEARQAQQILLQQENQQENTSNSATWEGNRASLSDPINVEQLESETAVLRGKLAQLQTKKKHMDHLVAELQAIEASDRGSCHSEGSRNTIRDKAAELEAMKAQLAHIKALMEDGTRIRDSMESTSELEQDIDVNCEGAADIGITEDVANISFECRSDSDDIGQGKIRNSVPTLEDILNVTRELKEQSALLQATRAELQRLKQPLSGVTHPASSSSFSSSSPPPALIPLNANEKKQSNNVSTETQPMQAKRRQLEDFIKKEQTQPSNANRDVQVSDHNSQRSSGSQASHTSTPANIWPPTTAGRGGSNEQSVDGISTSDNLLDIGPQITAIENGGFNNWSACPVPPASIVNQGQHASVEYYRQLLLNSQAQQLQMMGTTVQQCCQLLWAQQRELQSMRAAISQLQLQVRSQNEIPRVNNVESQEEYSNLSRSVHNLTDTLDATLPPSSSLPNLVSLPNSSTALSHTPIVTSNSQQQQQQQLNNQVPPGNRANNYWDNFRSYSRQNLLSGNVKTMTDSPVVIANSTCSGNATNTSGSSVNSSLMKDKRNREQGADNLPLPLIGAEAQYSLNLQPSNLQQQERENVTSRSNIIANEMSQQVDNLWEEAHSSFRLTSTTNDDNIFNNLSSEMKEAISSLIAVNKKRPDFLIIILREIKAISEDHRLRSHLLRSLAKITTLQDTQTLNNPLNEAPDLTPSESCQSSDEDSDVGAILGFGLGNQSSMTELVATSHVDTASSPASSQIPLIDHLEISGTFSLDCASSTLPSTSNAKPGYNEELAEADQSRPESSGNQKFPLGDINNEKEQEEAASFPIGAEAGTPDFESLAAKTEDERTEDTELDTFLTRLHH